The Pirellulimonas nuda genome includes a region encoding these proteins:
- a CDS encoding xanthine dehydrogenase family protein molybdopterin-binding subunit, whose translation MSEAPRLPMDTPDREHLEWERYELREPPAYAFAANRREFVQTLGAGLLIAVAAQNASAQRGGRRARRDEPLSARMHIGPDGRVTLFTGKVEVGQGARTQLTQAAAEELRLSVDQIRLVMADTLLCPDDGGTAGSQTTPSTVPRVRSACAAARERLTDLAAARLGADRATVRLEAGLFRAASGGSLSLAQLAAGPGLEDALLDPPTQGVTVRRVDAWTVLGAQVQKVGAADIVTGKHRYPSDIQLPEMLYGKVLRPASYGATLNSIDLAPAQAMAGVRVVRDGGFVGCVAPSSWRAAQAIEAIAATADWTRPPHPPSTELFALLKQTADPDAATRGGDRREWGDPASALAAAATKFQGAYEVAYIQHAPMEPRAAVARWGDDGLTVWTGTQQPWRVHGELRQAFRLPDQSVRVIVPDTGGGFGGKHTGEAALEAARLAQGAAKPVCVRWTREEEFTWAYFRPAGLIELRAGLDPAGRLVSWDFTNYNSGGSALQTPYRVPSGRTRFLSSDSPLRQGSYRALASTANTFARESAMDELAEAAGVDPLDFRLAHLEPGRLRDVLVGAAERFGWRERRAEGRSVGIACGTEKGSYVAACVEAEVAGGRIRVLRVCQAYDCGAVQNPLNLRSQIEGCLVMGMGGALTEEIRFADGRVSNASFYDYLVPRMEDLPEIEIVLVDRPDQPSVGAGETPIIAVAPAIAGALYTARGKRCRSLPLRV comes from the coding sequence ATGAGCGAAGCGCCGCGGTTGCCGATGGACACGCCCGACCGGGAGCATCTCGAATGGGAGCGGTACGAGCTGCGCGAACCGCCGGCGTACGCGTTCGCCGCAAACCGCCGCGAGTTCGTTCAAACGCTCGGCGCCGGCCTGTTGATCGCCGTGGCGGCCCAGAACGCGTCCGCCCAACGCGGCGGGCGGCGGGCGCGACGCGACGAACCGCTGTCGGCGCGGATGCACATCGGCCCAGACGGCCGGGTCACCCTCTTCACCGGCAAGGTGGAGGTCGGCCAGGGCGCCCGCACGCAGCTCACGCAAGCGGCCGCCGAAGAACTGCGTCTGTCCGTCGACCAGATCCGGCTGGTGATGGCCGACACGCTCCTCTGCCCCGACGACGGCGGCACGGCCGGCAGCCAGACCACCCCCTCCACCGTGCCGCGTGTGCGCAGCGCCTGTGCGGCCGCGCGGGAGCGGCTCACCGACCTGGCGGCGGCCCGGCTGGGCGCGGACCGGGCCACGGTCCGGCTCGAAGCGGGACTGTTCCGCGCTGCTTCGGGTGGATCGCTCTCGCTCGCCCAACTGGCGGCCGGGCCGGGCCTCGAAGACGCGTTGCTTGATCCGCCCACCCAAGGGGTCACGGTCCGACGGGTCGACGCCTGGACGGTGCTCGGCGCCCAGGTCCAGAAAGTGGGCGCCGCCGACATCGTCACCGGCAAGCACCGCTACCCGTCCGACATCCAGCTGCCCGAGATGCTGTACGGGAAGGTGCTGCGGCCGGCGTCCTACGGCGCCACCCTCAACTCGATCGACCTGGCGCCCGCACAAGCGATGGCCGGCGTGAGGGTCGTCCGCGACGGCGGCTTCGTCGGCTGCGTGGCGCCCTCTTCTTGGCGAGCGGCGCAGGCGATCGAGGCGATCGCGGCCACGGCCGACTGGACGCGTCCCCCGCACCCCCCCAGCACCGAGTTGTTTGCACTGCTCAAGCAGACGGCGGACCCAGACGCGGCGACGCGCGGCGGCGACCGCCGCGAGTGGGGGGACCCCGCGTCGGCGCTCGCCGCTGCAGCGACCAAGTTCCAAGGGGCCTACGAGGTCGCCTACATCCAGCACGCCCCCATGGAGCCGCGGGCGGCCGTCGCCCGGTGGGGGGACGACGGGCTCACCGTCTGGACGGGGACGCAGCAGCCCTGGCGGGTGCACGGTGAGCTGCGGCAGGCGTTCCGGCTGCCCGACCAGAGCGTCCGCGTCATCGTCCCCGACACGGGGGGCGGGTTCGGGGGCAAGCACACCGGCGAAGCGGCGCTCGAAGCGGCGCGGCTGGCCCAGGGGGCCGCAAAGCCGGTTTGTGTCCGCTGGACCCGCGAAGAAGAGTTCACCTGGGCCTACTTTCGGCCGGCCGGGCTGATCGAGCTGCGGGCGGGCCTCGACCCCGCGGGCCGGCTGGTGAGTTGGGACTTCACCAACTACAACTCCGGCGGTTCGGCCCTGCAGACGCCCTACCGGGTTCCCAGCGGCCGCACCCGCTTCTTGAGCTCCGACTCGCCCCTCCGGCAGGGGTCGTACCGCGCGCTGGCGTCGACGGCCAACACCTTCGCCCGCGAGTCGGCCATGGACGAGCTCGCGGAAGCGGCGGGGGTCGACCCGCTCGATTTCAGGCTGGCGCACCTCGAGCCGGGGCGGTTGCGGGACGTGCTGGTCGGGGCGGCGGAACGCTTCGGATGGCGGGAGCGTCGCGCGGAGGGGAGATCGGTGGGGATCGCGTGCGGGACCGAGAAGGGGTCGTACGTCGCGGCGTGCGTCGAGGCCGAGGTGGCCGGCGGGCGGATCCGGGTGCTCAGGGTGTGCCAAGCCTACGACTGCGGGGCGGTGCAGAACCCGCTGAACCTGCGATCGCAGATCGAGGGCTGCCTCGTGATGGGCATGGGGGGCGCGCTGACCGAGGAGATCCGCTTCGCGGACGGGCGGGTGAGCAACGCGAGCTTCTACGACTACCTGGTTCCCCGCATGGAGGACCTGCCCGAGATCGAGATCGTGCTGGTCGACCGCCCGGACCAGCCGTCGGTCGGCGCCGGCGAAACGCCGATCATCGCCGTGGCGCCGGCCATCGCCGGCGCCCTCTACACCGCTCGCGGCAAACGCTGCCGGTCGCTGCCGCTCCGGGTCTAG
- a CDS encoding IS5 family transposase yields MVQPASKPKKLAYKVTNWREYNESLVNRGDITLWFDEAVIDAWDHENGQKKVGRPFSYSNVAVETLLTIRELFRLPYRQTEGFGRALAVLMGAEVAIPDYTSLQKRAAKLAVSINVRQAKGPIDVVVDSTGLKVYGEGEWKVKKHGVGKRRTWRKVHLAVDPTSHTIVAQIVTGANTHDGDAAKPLLKQVEAEVQTFYGDGAYDQWKVRDYLQSESIHQVIPPRKNAKIKQHGNTSAEPLERDECLRQIRRDGKKAWKESIGYHRRSLAETAMFRLKTNFGDRLKNRTLPNQATEVALRCKLLNVFVTLGMPLFVWS; encoded by the coding sequence ATGGTCCAACCAGCTAGCAAGCCGAAGAAGCTTGCCTACAAGGTGACGAATTGGCGGGAATACAACGAGTCCCTGGTCAACCGGGGCGACATCACGCTCTGGTTCGATGAAGCGGTGATCGACGCGTGGGATCACGAGAACGGCCAGAAGAAGGTCGGCCGTCCGTTCAGCTACAGCAACGTCGCGGTCGAGACGCTGCTGACGATCCGCGAGCTGTTCCGGCTCCCGTATCGGCAGACCGAGGGATTCGGCCGTGCGTTGGCGGTGCTTATGGGGGCCGAGGTGGCGATCCCCGACTACACGAGCCTGCAGAAACGCGCCGCCAAGCTGGCAGTGTCGATCAACGTGCGTCAGGCCAAAGGGCCGATCGACGTGGTGGTCGACAGCACGGGCCTCAAGGTCTACGGCGAAGGAGAGTGGAAGGTGAAGAAGCACGGCGTCGGCAAGCGACGCACGTGGCGGAAGGTCCACCTGGCGGTCGACCCGACGTCGCACACGATCGTCGCCCAGATCGTGACCGGCGCCAACACGCACGACGGTGACGCGGCCAAGCCGCTCCTGAAGCAGGTCGAGGCCGAAGTCCAGACGTTCTATGGAGACGGGGCCTACGACCAGTGGAAGGTGCGCGACTATTTGCAGAGCGAGTCGATCCATCAGGTCATCCCGCCACGGAAGAACGCAAAGATCAAGCAGCACGGCAACACGTCCGCAGAGCCGCTGGAGCGTGACGAGTGCTTGCGGCAGATCCGTCGAGACGGCAAGAAGGCGTGGAAAGAATCCATCGGCTACCACCGCCGCAGCCTGGCCGAGACCGCCATGTTCCGTCTCAAGACGAACTTCGGCGACCGCCTGAAGAACCGGACGCTCCCCAATCAGGCGACCGAGGTCGCACTCCGATGCAAACTGCTCAACGTATTCGTCACCCTTGGCATGCCGTTGTTCGTTTGGAGTTAG